The following are from one region of the Capsicum annuum cultivar UCD-10X-F1 chromosome 1, UCD10Xv1.1, whole genome shotgun sequence genome:
- the LOC107872499 gene encoding polygalacturonate 4-alpha-galacturonosyltransferase — translation MALKRGTSGLGIQRNRSAGSSFPILVLIFCSFLAPLIFFVGRGLYTSTSLDDDDFSTTSSKQDLDWRERLALQQIKPLLTKEVIDVIKASTDDLGPLSLDSFRKNNLSASWKFVGRETVAKKIGADAKVNKPSQIADTDSKPEITRGKRDGSVDGGHSQFLDSPAKLARRQLRERKREKRAADIVKRDDDVSVKLENAAIERSKSVDSSVLGKYSVWRKENENDNSDSTVRLMRDQMIMARVYISIATMKNKLDLAHDLQTRLKESQRALGDAGSDADLTRSAHEKMKAMGQVLSKAREQVYDCKLVTTKLRAMLQSADEQVRSLKRQSTFLSQLAAKTIPNGIHCLSMRLTIDYYLLPPEKRKFPRSENLENPDLFHYALFSDNVLAASVVVNSTIVNAKEPEKHVFHLVSDKLNFGAMNMWFLLNPPGKATIHVENVDEFKWLNSSYCPVLRQLESAAMKEYYFKAAHPNTLSAGSSNLKYRNPKYLSMLNHLRFYLPQVYPKLNKILFLDDDIVVQKDLTGLWLVDLHGKVNGAVETCGQSFHRFDKYLNFSNPHIARNFDPNACGWAYGMNMFDLKEWKKRDITGIYHKWQNMNEDRVLWKLGTLPPGLITFYGLTHPLEKSWHVLGLGYNPSIDRSDIENAAVVHYNGNMKPWLELAMTKYRPYWTKYIKFDHPYMRSCKLSE, via the exons ATGGCATTGAAGAGGGGAACATCAGGTTTAGGCATCCAAAGGAACAGAAGCGCTGGATCTAGCTTCCCTATTTTGGTTCTCATATTCTGTTCATTCCTTGCTCCTTTGATTTTCTTTGTTGGTCGTGGACTTTACACCTCTACTTCACTTG atgatgatgatttttcaACCACTTCAAGTAAACAG GATCTAGATTGGAGAGAGAGGCTTGCTCTGCAACAAATCAAACCTTTGTTGACAAAAGAG GTGATTGATGTCATCAAAGCCAGCACTGATGATTTAGGACCTCTCAGTCTTGATTCTTTTAGAAAAAACAATTTGTCTGCCTCATGGAAATTTGTTGGGCGAGAAACCGTAGCCAAGAAAATTGGAGCTGATGCAAAG GTAAATAAGCCAAGTCAGATAGCTGACACAGATTCCAAACCAGAAATCACCAGAGGCAAACGGGATGGTTCTGTTGATG GGGGTCATTCCCAGTTTCTTGATTCACCAGCTAAGTTGGCCAGAAGG CAATTGCGAGAGAGAAAACGAGAAAAGCGTGCTGCTGATATAGTGAAACGAGATGATGATGTGTCTGTGAAGCTTGAAAATGCTGCCATCGAACGCTCCAAGTCAGTTGACTCTTCTGTGCTGGGAAAGTACAGTGTATGGaggaaagaaaatgaaaatgacaaCAGTGATTCAACAGTACGCTTGATGCGAGATCAAATGATTATGGCCAGGGTGTACATAAGCATCGCAACAATGAAAAATAAGCTTGACTTGGCCCATGACTTACAGACTCGGCTTAAAGAAAGTCAGCGTGCGTTAGGTGATGCAGGCTCTGATGCTGATCTAACACGCAG TGCGCATGAGAAAATGAAGGCTATGGGCCAAGTGCTATCGAAAGCAAGAGAGCAAGTCTATGACTGCAAGCTTGTGACAACTAAACTGAGAGCAATGCTGCAATCTGCAGATGAGCAAGTCAGAAGTTTGAAGAGGCAGAGCACTTTTTTGAGCCAATTAGCTGCAAAGACTATACCGAATGGGATTCACTGCCTGTCCATGCGTTTGACTATTGATTATTACCTCCTTCCCCCTGAAAAAAGAAAGTTCCCTAGAAGCGAGAATCTGGAAAATCCTGATCTCTTCCATTATGCCCTATTTTCTGATAATGTATTGGCTGCTTCAGTTGTTGTCAACTCAACTATCGTGAATGCTAAG GAACCAGAGAAACATGTATTTCATCTAGTCAGTGATAAATTGAACTTTGGAGCTATGAACATGTGGTTTTTGTTGAACCCTCCTGGAAAAGCTACGATccatgttgaaaatgttgatgaATTCAAGTGGCTTAATTCTTCATATTGTCCTGTCTTGCGGCAGCTAGAATCTGCTGCTATGAAAGAGTACTATTTCAAGGCTGCTCATCCCAACACCCTATCTGCTGGTTCTTCTAACTTGAAGTACCGGAACCCCAAATATCTTTCAATGCTCAATCACTTAAGGTTTTATCTCCCTCAGGTTTATCCGAAATTGAATAAAATCCTTTTTCTTGATGATGACATTGTTGTTCAGAAAGACTTAACAGGATTGTGGTTGGTTGACCTTCATGGGAAAGTGAATGGTGCAGTTGAAACCTGTGGTCAGAGTTTTCATCGTTTTGACAAGTACCTGAATTTCTCAAATCCTCATATTGCTAGAAACTTTGATCCAAATGCCTGTGGGTGGGCATATGGCATGAACATGTTTGATCTTAAGGAGTGGAAGAAGAGAGATATCACGGGCATTTATCACAAGTGGCAAAACATG AATGAAGACAGGGTCCTCTGGAAACTGGGGACTCTACCTCCAGGGCTGATCACATTTTACGGGCTCACACATCCACTAGAGAAGTCGTGGCATGTGCTTGGTTTGGGATACAATCCAAGCATTGATCGGTCGGATATTGAGAATGCAGCTGTGGTACATTACAATGGTAACATGAAACCGTGGCTGGAGTTGGCTATGACAAAGTACAGGCCATACTGGAcgaaatatataaaatttgacCATCCATACATGCGCAGCTGCAAACTAAGTGAATGA